The DNA region CCAAAACGCTGGGCCGGATGAGGAGCGAGCCGTGCCGGAGAGCAAGGCCGAGCTGCTGAGCCGGATCAAAGATGCCTGGTCGCAGCTTGAGCAGACGATCGCCGGGCTGAGCGAGGACCAACTGACGATGCCGCGCGATGGGCAGGACTGGTCGATCAAAGACCATCTTGCGCATCTCACGTTTTGGGAACAATCGCTGCTTGCGCTGCTCCGGCACTGCGATCGGCAGCAGGCGAGCGCGCCGGACGAGACGACAACGGCGACCGTGGATCATGCCGAGATGCATGCTGCCGCCTACGAGCACAACAGGCAGCGGCCTCTGGACGAGGTGCTCAGGGATTTTCGAGAGTCGCATCAAGCGCTGGTCGTCGCGCTCGCGGTGCTATCGGATGTCGATCTGCTCATGCCTGGCGCGCACCATCCGCCTGCCGATGCGCTGCTTGACGACGACGCCGTGATTAGCTGGATCATGCGTAATACCTATGAGCACTACCTGGAGCACGATGCCTGGATTCGTGGCCTGCTCAAAGTGCGCTAGCGACCCAAGGCTATCCAGCTCTTTGCAAGCTGCGAGTTCCAGCCACGCCCCCCTAAGCGTACGCCAGGCATTCAGCGCTCGGTCGGTCGAAGCCGACACAGCTTGGCGACGATCTGAGCGCTTGCGGCTGCCGAAAGGCGGCGCGGCTGCCGGGTGATAAAGGCGGTCACGTCGGCGGCCTGAAGCACGGTTAGCGTCGGCGCTTCCAGGCTGAGATCAACCTGCGGGTGGGTAAAGACGACCAGCGGCTCAACGTGGAGGTCGCTCCTGCCGCGCGAGCCGGAACGCAGATAGCGCTCAAGCGCGTCTGCCGCGCGTCGGGCCTGCTGCGACGGGCTGCCGATATGGCCTTCCTGCGGCACGCCGCCGCGACCCATCCGGGTATAGCCCCAGGCATCGCCGACGCACTGCACCATGCCGACATGATGTTTGGCCTCGATCGCCCAGATGCCGGACGGCCCCACCAGCACATGGTCGATGTCGGCGCGCGAGCCTGGCACCGGCACGCCGTTGAGCAGCGTGTAGCTGTCGGGGAGCGAGCGCAGCAGGTGCGGCAAGACGGACTCGCCCGCCGCGCCGGAGCGTTTGATCGCGACATCTCGCTCGCTCGGCCCGGCAATCGCGGCCACGCCCAGCAGGAGCAGCGCCAGCAGGCCGCCCCCGCCCAGCAGCAGCGCCGATTGGAACTGGCCGCGCAGCCCAAAGTAGAGCACCGCGCCGATCGTGAGGATGACCAACAGCCACAGCAGCGGCTTGAGCAAGCGGCGTCGCCTGAGGCTGGATGCCTCAAGGGCCGCGAGCTGATCGGCGACATGGCTTGTGATGGTGTGTGTTTTCATGATTCTGAGAGGGGTGTTTTGCGGCGAGGCAGGGCACGATGCCGTGCCCTGCGATCATCGGAGGTGGGCTGCGTGTCTTGCGTCTGTCTGAACGCGATCAGCGCAGCCGCTCCTCAAGGTAATCTTGCAGCTCGGCGATCGGCACGCGCTCCTGGGCCATGCTGTCGCGGTCACGGACGGTCACGGTATCGGTCAGCGCGGGGTCTTTGCCCTCGCCCAGGGTGTCGAAGTCGACCGTGATGCAGAAGGGCGTGCCGATCTCGTCCTGGCGGCGGTAGAGCTTGCCGATCGCGGCGGTATCGTCGTAGACGGTGCGCATGTTGCCGCTGCGCTGCAACAGGGCACGAATGCGCTTGGCCGTCGCAACGATCTGCTCGTTGTTCTTCTTGAGCGGCAGCACCGCGACTTTGATCGGCGCGAGCGCGGGCTTCAGATGCAGCACAGTGCGGTAGAACTCGTCCGTCACCGGCTCGGCCTGGCCGCGCAGCTTGCGTGCCACCTCGATCGTCTCCGCGCCGGGCATGCCCAGCAGCGCGCCGACGCTGGCAAGGTTGCGCTCCAGATCGGCCCAGATGCGCTCGCCCGCCTCGACGATCGCCGCTTTGTGCGCCGGGTTGAGCTTCTCGTTGCGCCCCACCGACTTGAGAAACGCTTGCAGCGCCTCGCCGATCGGTTGAAGCCGCTCGGCGGGCACCGGCTTGACCTGCTCCTCGGCGTAGGCGTCGCAGAGCACCGCGAGCACGCCCCGGTCCACGCCTGCCGACGGCTCGATCACGAACGGCACGATATGCTGCTTCGACTCCTGATCGAAGAAGGTCAGCCGCTCGGTGCTGTCGGGGTTGGCGTTGACGCGCGCCGTGAGGTTGAGCTTCTCCTGGTCCTTGGTGTGCGAGCCAAGGTCGAAGTCGGTGCGGTTGGCGATGCCCTCCAGCTCCTCCGCGCCGATCGACGGGAACTTGTAGAACAGATCGTACGTGCGCTTGGAGTAGTGCGCCAGCTCGTCGCGCGGCACGTCGTAGACGCTCAGGTTCTCGCGCGAGACGCCCACGCTCTCCCACCAGCTCAGGCGATCCTGAAGCCAGCGCTCGTGCCACGCCTCGTCCTCGCCCGGCTTGACGAAGAACTCGATCTCCATCTGCTCGAACTCGCGCACACGGAAGATGAAGTTGCGCGGCGTGATCTCGTTACGGAACGCCTTACCCATCTGGGCGATGCCAAAGGGCAGCTTGCGATTGGTCGTGTCGAGCACGCTCTTGAAGTTGACGAAGATGCCCTGCGCGGTTTCAGGCCGCAGGTAGGCGAACGAGTCGTCATCGGCGATCGGCCCGACCTGCGTTTTGAACATCATGTTGAACGGACGCGGCTCGGTCAGATCGGTCGATCCGCAGTTCGGGCATGTGCCCCGGATGTGGTCGGCCCGCCAGCGCATCTTGCACTCGCGGCAATCGACCATCGGATCGACGAAGGTTTCTTCGTGGCCGGAGTAGCGCCAGACGAGCTTGTTCATCAGGATCGCCGCGTCCAGCCCCTCCATGTCGTCGCGCTCCCACACGTTGGCGCGCCACCAGGCCATCTTGAGATTGTTCTTCAGCTCAACACCGAGCGGGCCGTAGTCGTAGGTGCCCTGCAAGCCGCCGTAGAGCGCCGAGCCAGGGAAGATAAAGCCTCGACGTTTACATAACGAGACAATCTGATCCATCGTCCGAGCAGGCATAGTGGCCTCCTTGATTCGGCTGCCAGGAATCAACGATCCCCAGGCAGCAGTGCAATTGCCGCCTGGGGACGATAGTTTCTGCTACCGCGGTTCCACCCCAGTTGCGTATGCAGCGCATCAGCGCACACACGCCTCTCGTCCAAGGCCCTGGCTCCACAGCGCCATTCCCCGCTCTCACACCACCGGCTCGCACCGTCCGCCGGTTCTCTGCGCGCGCCTGAGCGGGTACTCCTCTGCTTCATCGCCGCGAAGCCAAAGGATAGCATACGCGCCGCGCGGTGACAAGGGGCTTTTGCGGGTTTTGGGCCGATTCAGCCTAGTCTTTGACGCCAACTGCCTGGCGCTTGGTGGGCGTCTGGCCCACCTGCTGGTAGATCTGGGTGGTCGAGATCGAGGCGTGGCCGAGCAACTGCTGCACCGAGCGCAGGTCCGCGCCATTTGCCAGCATATGCGTCGCGAAGGAGTGGCGCAGCGTGTGCGGCGTCAGGTCGTGAATGCCCAGGTCTTTGGCGTAGCGCTTGAGGATCAGCCAGAAGCCCTGCCGGGTCAGGCGCTTGCCGCGATGGTTCAGGAAGAGCGCGCTATCGACGTGGCGGCTGCCCCGCGCAAGCTGTGGACGCGCAATATCGAGATACTCTTCAAGCGCCGTCACGGTCGACGGGCTGATCGGCAGCTGGCGCTCCTTGTTGCGCCCGCTGCATCGCACGCACTCGGCCTCAAGGTTGACATCCTTCAGATCGAGGGCGACAAGCTCCGAGACACGCATGCCGGTGGAGTAGAGCAGCTCCAGCATCGCCTTGTCGCGCAGCGCCTCAGGGCCGGACGCGCGTAGCGGCAGTTCAAGCAGCTCGTCCACCTGAACGACCGAGATTGCCTGTGGCGGCGTGCGATCGACACGCGGCGAGTCGAGGTCGACCGTGGGATCGGCGGCGATAGCGTTCTCGCGAACCAGGAAATCGCAGAACGATTTGACGGCTGCGGTACGTCGGGCAAGCGTTGACGTGGCGTAGCGCCGTTCTTTCAAGAAGATCAGGAAGGCAATCACGTCCTCGCGGCCCAGGCTCTGCCATGAGTCATGGCCGCGCTCGATGATAAACTCGCTGAATTGTTCCAGATCGGTGCGGTACGCTGAGGTTGTATTGGCTGAAAGCTTGCGTTCGCTAGCTAGATGTGCCAGAAACTGATCAAGCTGGTCGCGCATAATCGGGCGGCTCCATGTGCGGTTTCAATAATCCTGAGCCGGGATGGTAGCGCAAACTCTGGCTTATGTCAAACGTATGTTCCCCTGTCATACCTCCAGCCTGCTTTAGACCCCGGCAGCCGGAGTATGGTATGCTTGCGTGCGTATGTTGCAAGCCCTCATCCGCGCGGTGAGGGCCATGCCCCAGCTAGCAGGAATCCGACTATGATGCGCCTACCAGCCAGAGATAAACTTGGAACCGTTGTCGCGGGCTCGCTGACGGAGGGCCTGACGGTGCGCCTCGACCCCGCGTGCCTGATCGAGGATCTGCGCGTCGGGCAGTTTGTGGTGATCCAGGGCGATCGGCATCAGTTCTTCTCGATGATCAGCGATGTCAAGCTGGACGCCGCCAACCGCGACGTGCTGGCCGATCCGCCGCCCGACGACGACGACTTTCTGCGGCAGGTGCTCGGCGGCACCACCACCTACGGCACCTTCAACGTCGCGCCGATGCTGATGGTCGATGCGCTCGAAGGGCTGCGTCCCGTGCGCACGGTGCCGCGCCACTTCGCGCCGGTCTACACCGCCGACGAGAGCGATTTCGCGCAGGTCTTCGGCGCGGAGGGCGGCACGAAGTTTCAGATGGGCATGCCGCTCGATATGGATATTCCGGTCTGCCTGGACCTGGGACGGCTGGTGGAGCGCTCAAACGGCGTCTTCGGCAAGTCGGGCACCGGCAAATCGTTTTTGACGCGGCTGCTGCTCTGCGGCGTGATCAAGACCGGCGCGGCCAGCACGCTGATCTTCGATATGCACTCCGAGTACGGCTGGGACTCGAAATCCGAGGATGGCGTGTTTGTCAAAGGGCTGCGCCAGCTCTTCGGCCATCAGGTGCTCGTCTACTCGCTCGATCCCAAGTCGTCGCGGCAGCGCGGCGTCGCGATCGATAGCGAGGTCGTGATCGGCCTCGATCAGATCGACGTGGAAGACGTGATCCTGCTGCAAGACGAGCTAAACCTGACGGCGACCGCCGCCGAGTCGTCGTATCTGCTGGTCGATCATTTCGGCAAAAGCTGGTTCGAGCGGCTGCGGGCTATGGACTCGGCCCAGCTTGAGGAGTTTGCCAAGAACAGCGGCGCGCACGGCGGCTCGCTGGCGGCGCTCAAGCGCAAGCTGGAGCAGGTGGCGCGGCTCTGCTTTGTGCGCGAGAAAGCGCCAGTCTCGTCGATCGACGGTATTCTCAACGCGCTGATCGCCGGTCATCACGTGGTGCTGGAGTTCGGGCAGCACAACTCGACGCTGGCCTATATGCTGGTCGCCAACATCATCACGCGGCGCATCCACCAGAAGTGGGTCGAGCAGACCGAGAAGTACCTTCAATCCAAGCGCGAGAGCGATCGGCCCCGCCCGCTGGTGATCACCGTCGAGGAGGCGCACAAGTTCCTCAATCCCCAGGCGGCGCGACAGACGATCTTCGGCACGATCGCCCGCGAGCTGCGCAAGTACAGCGTCACGCTGCTGGTCGTCGATCAGCGACCCAGCGCGATCGACAACGAGGTGATGTCGCAGCTCGGCTCGCGGATCACGGCGCTGCTCAACGACGAGCGCGACATCGACGCGGTCTTTACCGGCGTCGGCGGCGCGGCGCGGCTGCGCTCGGTGCTTGCCAGCCTGGATACGCGCCAGCAGGCGATGATCCTGGGCCACGCCGTGCCGATGCCGGTGGTGATTCGCACGCGGCCCTATGACGAATCGTTCTACGCTGCGGTCGCGCCCAAAGCGGCGATCAAGAAGGACTACAGCAAGGTGCTGGAAGATGTCGATGATCTTTTTTGAAGAACAAAAAGCACATGCCTAACCTTCTGTTTCCTTTGATCCTTTGATCGCTTGGTTGCTTGCTTCCCCGGCCCCTGCCGCAGCGTATGCTATACTTATCACAAACGCTAGATCTTCGACTCACCAACCCTAGATCCTCGACGAGGAGGAGCACCCGTGAATTTTGAACTGACCGAAGAACAACAGTTTATCCGCCAGACGGTTCGTGATTTTGCCCAGAAAGAGATCGCGCCGCGATCGGCAGAGATCGATCGGACGGGCGAGTTTCCGCACGATATATTCAAGCAGATGGCCGAGCTTGGCCTGCTGGGGCTGCCGTTTCCCGAAGAGTACGGCGGCGCGGGCGCGGATGGCGTCAGCGTCGCGCTGGCGGTCGAGGAGATCGCGCGGGGCGATGGCTCGACGGCGCTGGCGTATCTGGCGCATATTGGCCTTGGCTCGATGCCGATCCTGCTCTTCGGCACCGAGGCGCAGAAAGAGAAGTTTCTGGTTCCGGCGGCCAAAGGCGAGTATCTGGCCGCGTTTGGCCTGACGGAGCCGCACGCTGGCTCCGACGCGGGCGCGACGCGCACCACGGCGCGGCTTGAGGGCGACGAGTGGGTGATCAACGGCGAGAAGATGTGGATCACCAACGCGCCGCTCGCCGGTCACATCATCGTCACGGCGGTTTCGGAGAAGGACAAGGGCCGCAAGGGCATTTCGGCGTTCATCGTGCCCAGGGGCGTGGATGGCCTGAGCTTCGGCAAGCACGAGCACAAGATGGGCCTGCACGGCTCGATGAGCACGGCGGTCTTCCTCAACGATGTGCGCGTGCCCAAGGAAAACCTGCTCGGCGAGCGCGGGCGGGGCTACTCGCAGTTCCTCCAGATCCTCGACGGCGGTCGGATCACGATCGGCGCGATGGCGATCGGGCTGGCGCAGGCGGCGTACGAGGCGGCGGTGCGCTATGCCCAGGAGCGCGAGTCTTTTGGGCGTCCGATCGGCGCGTACCAGTCGGTGTCGAACATGATCGCCGATATGGCTGTGGGACTGGAGGCATCGCGCTTGCTGGTGTACAAGGCGGCCTGGATCAAAGATCTGGGCAAGCCCTTCTCCAGGGAGGCGGCGATTGCCAAGCTGTACGCGACCGAAGCCTCGGAGAAGATCTGCCGCGACGCGATCCAGGTGCTCGGCGGCTACGGCTACTCGGCGGAGTTTCCGGTCGAGCGGCTGTACCGCGACACGCGGCTGCTGACGATCGGCGAGGGTACCAGCGAGATTCAGCGCATGGTGATCGCCCGCCACGTGCTGGGCAGCCTCGCGGCGCAGTTGTAACAGGCTACGATCCAGGCAGTAACGCGCGATCGGGTCAGGGCCTGTTGCGCGAAATCGAATCGGCTCTATACTGTGCGTACCATGAGCGCATGTGTTCTTTTGTAAGAATCTCACCGAGGTAGTCATATGGCAGATGCAGACGACAAGAAGGCCCGGCTCGAAGCGATCCGCGCCGCCAACCGCGCCAAGCAAGAGGCGGAGGGCGGCGCAGAATCGGCGGCAGCACCCGTAGCGGCTGCGACAACATCGGCTCCGGCTCAGACCAGCGTCGCTCCGGCTGCGGCTGGCGCGAATATGTCCGACGAGAAGAAGGCCAAGCTTGAGGCGATCCGCGCCGCGAATGCCGCCAAGCAGGCTGCGGCTGGCGCGGCACCCGCTGTGGTGACGACCGCTCCGGCAACGACCGCTGCTCCTGCGGCGAGGCCCGCAGCGTCGGCGGCTCCGGCGGCGAAGCCCGCTGCTCCCGCCGCCAGGCCCGCTGTCGCTGCCAAGGTCAGCGCGCCGATTGAGGATGATGCGCAGCCCGGCGCGACGCTGCTCCGGCGCATGGCGATCGGCGCGGTGATCGGCATGGTGCTGTGCATGATGCTGGCGACGATGACCAGCGAGTATATCGAGGGCGCGATCTGGGGCATCATTATGGGCGCGATTGCGGGGCCGCTGGTGCTGGGCTGGCCGCCCAAGCACACCACCTCCGACTAGACTCGATCATCTTCGGCAGGATGTACGAAAGAGGCAGCAGCGCTGCCTCTTTGTGATTGCCCTACACTACCTCGATGCCTTGCCCTGCCACGACCTCGCCAATGGGCCAGCACGGCTGCCCCGCCTCGGCGTAGCGCTGCTCCAAGCGCGCGGCGTCGGGGGGCGGCAGCGCGAGCAGCAGGCCACCGGAGGTCTGCGGATCGAACATCAGCAGTTGACGGGCCGCATCGACCGCCGCGCCGCATGAGACGTAGCCGTCCTGCTCCAAGAATTGCCGGTTACGCCCAAGGCCGCCCGGCACGATCTGCTGCCTGGCGTAGTCCAGCGCTCCCGGCAGCAGCGGCAGCGCCTCGGCGCTGAAGCGCAGACCGACGTTGCTGTTGCGCGCGATCTCGGCGGCGTGGCCCAGCAGCCCGAAGCCGGTAATGTCGGTGGCGCTGTGGACCGTGACCGTCTGCGCGATCTCGGCGGCCAGTCGGTTCAGGCGCAGCATACTGGCGACGGCAGCATCCAGATGCTCTGGCTGTCCCACGCCGCGCTTGAGCGCCGTGGTGATCACGCCCGTGCCCAGCGGCTTGGTCAGCAGCAGCACATCGCCCGGCTGCGCTCCGGCCTTGGGCGTCACCTTGCCCGGCTCGATCAGCCCCGTGACGCACAGGCCGTACTTCGGCTCGCGATCGACTACGGTATGCCCGCCCGCGATCACCGCGCCTGCCTCGGCGACTTTATCCGCGCCGCCCTGCAAGATCGCCAGGATCAGATCGTGCGGCAGATCGTCGGGGAACGCGGCGATGACCAGCGCCATCAGCGGACGACCGCCCATCGCATAGACATCGCTGAGCGCATTCGCGGCGGCGATCGCGCCGTAAGTGTAGGCGTCGTCGACGATCGGCGGGAAGAAATCGACGGTCTGGACGATCG from Herpetosiphonaceae bacterium includes:
- a CDS encoding nuclease-related domain-containing protein — encoded protein: MKTHTITSHVADQLAALEASSLRRRRLLKPLLWLLVILTIGAVLYFGLRGQFQSALLLGGGGLLALLLLGVAAIAGPSERDVAIKRSGAAGESVLPHLLRSLPDSYTLLNGVPVPGSRADIDHVLVGPSGIWAIEAKHHVGMVQCVGDAWGYTRMGRGGVPQEGHIGSPSQQARRAADALERYLRSGSRGRSDLHVEPLVVFTHPQVDLSLEAPTLTVLQAADVTAFITRQPRRLSAAASAQIVAKLCRLRPTER
- a CDS encoding glycine--tRNA ligase codes for the protein MPARTMDQIVSLCKRRGFIFPGSALYGGLQGTYDYGPLGVELKNNLKMAWWRANVWERDDMEGLDAAILMNKLVWRYSGHEETFVDPMVDCRECKMRWRADHIRGTCPNCGSTDLTEPRPFNMMFKTQVGPIADDDSFAYLRPETAQGIFVNFKSVLDTTNRKLPFGIAQMGKAFRNEITPRNFIFRVREFEQMEIEFFVKPGEDEAWHERWLQDRLSWWESVGVSRENLSVYDVPRDELAHYSKRTYDLFYKFPSIGAEELEGIANRTDFDLGSHTKDQEKLNLTARVNANPDSTERLTFFDQESKQHIVPFVIEPSAGVDRGVLAVLCDAYAEEQVKPVPAERLQPIGEALQAFLKSVGRNEKLNPAHKAAIVEAGERIWADLERNLASVGALLGMPGAETIEVARKLRGQAEPVTDEFYRTVLHLKPALAPIKVAVLPLKKNNEQIVATAKRIRALLQRSGNMRTVYDDTAAIGKLYRRQDEIGTPFCITVDFDTLGEGKDPALTDTVTVRDRDSMAQERVPIAELQDYLEERLR
- a CDS encoding DinB family protein; the encoded protein is MSQNAGPDEERAVPESKAELLSRIKDAWSQLEQTIAGLSEDQLTMPRDGQDWSIKDHLAHLTFWEQSLLALLRHCDRQQASAPDETTTATVDHAEMHAAAYEHNRQRPLDEVLRDFRESHQALVVALAVLSDVDLLMPGAHHPPADALLDDDAVISWIMRNTYEHYLEHDAWIRGLLKVR
- a CDS encoding site-specific tyrosine recombinase — its product is MRDQLDQFLAHLASERKLSANTTSAYRTDLEQFSEFIIERGHDSWQSLGREDVIAFLIFLKERRYATSTLARRTAAVKSFCDFLVRENAIAADPTVDLDSPRVDRTPPQAISVVQVDELLELPLRASGPEALRDKAMLELLYSTGMRVSELVALDLKDVNLEAECVRCSGRNKERQLPISPSTVTALEEYLDIARPQLARGSRHVDSALFLNHRGKRLTRQGFWLILKRYAKDLGIHDLTPHTLRHSFATHMLANGADLRSVQQLLGHASISTTQIYQQVGQTPTKRQAVGVKD
- a CDS encoding DUF87 domain-containing protein codes for the protein MMRLPARDKLGTVVAGSLTEGLTVRLDPACLIEDLRVGQFVVIQGDRHQFFSMISDVKLDAANRDVLADPPPDDDDFLRQVLGGTTTYGTFNVAPMLMVDALEGLRPVRTVPRHFAPVYTADESDFAQVFGAEGGTKFQMGMPLDMDIPVCLDLGRLVERSNGVFGKSGTGKSFLTRLLLCGVIKTGAASTLIFDMHSEYGWDSKSEDGVFVKGLRQLFGHQVLVYSLDPKSSRQRGVAIDSEVVIGLDQIDVEDVILLQDELNLTATAAESSYLLVDHFGKSWFERLRAMDSAQLEEFAKNSGAHGGSLAALKRKLEQVARLCFVREKAPVSSIDGILNALIAGHHVVLEFGQHNSTLAYMLVANIITRRIHQKWVEQTEKYLQSKRESDRPRPLVITVEEAHKFLNPQAARQTIFGTIARELRKYSVTLLVVDQRPSAIDNEVMSQLGSRITALLNDERDIDAVFTGVGGAARLRSVLASLDTRQQAMILGHAVPMPVVIRTRPYDESFYAAVAPKAAIKKDYSKVLEDVDDLF
- the selD gene encoding selenide, water dikinase SelD, whose product is MHTREQIRLTDLASCAGUASKMGPGALSSVLAALQLPAHPDLLIGLDISDDAAVYRLNDTTTIVQTVDFFPPIVDDAYTYGAIAAANALSDVYAMGGRPLMALVIAAFPDDLPHDLILAILQGGADKVAEAGAVIAGGHTVVDREPKYGLCVTGLIEPGKVTPKAGAQPGDVLLLTKPLGTGVITTALKRGVGQPEHLDAAVASMLRLNRLAAEIAQTVTVHSATDITGFGLLGHAAEIARNSNVGLRFSAEALPLLPGALDYARQQIVPGGLGRNRQFLEQDGYVSCGAAVDAARQLLMFDPQTSGGLLLALPPPDAARLEQRYAEAGQPCWPIGEVVAGQGIEVV
- a CDS encoding acyl-CoA dehydrogenase encodes the protein MNFELTEEQQFIRQTVRDFAQKEIAPRSAEIDRTGEFPHDIFKQMAELGLLGLPFPEEYGGAGADGVSVALAVEEIARGDGSTALAYLAHIGLGSMPILLFGTEAQKEKFLVPAAKGEYLAAFGLTEPHAGSDAGATRTTARLEGDEWVINGEKMWITNAPLAGHIIVTAVSEKDKGRKGISAFIVPRGVDGLSFGKHEHKMGLHGSMSTAVFLNDVRVPKENLLGERGRGYSQFLQILDGGRITIGAMAIGLAQAAYEAAVRYAQERESFGRPIGAYQSVSNMIADMAVGLEASRLLVYKAAWIKDLGKPFSREAAIAKLYATEASEKICRDAIQVLGGYGYSAEFPVERLYRDTRLLTIGEGTSEIQRMVIARHVLGSLAAQL